One window of Medicago truncatula cultivar Jemalong A17 chromosome 2, MtrunA17r5.0-ANR, whole genome shotgun sequence genomic DNA carries:
- the LOC25488313 gene encoding uncharacterized protein has product MEKTSCACTLLIQLCLCCALYIALNLGQPQTLLNTNATQQDNDIYFISVNGGFRTINQQLHLLNMMEKVAKAYKASFVVCTSKLGGDDPLMQNATLRFPSLRLPWYTTYTSRAAKSGGEQVGCFEQKINLSNGKTLDVIGVDTQALQDSILSRSLNGNKNNQLHWLLRTLQANSSNWRIVVGYQPLLICGQNKENTKKTKAFEYLHHLFTKFAVDVYLSGQDCTIQVPDNRVAYIGNPGLNEKKSYSVFLNGKSVFSRELANGFLLHQVSSTQIVTYYVSLAGEVAFKTVLQEKSTEVM; this is encoded by the exons ATGGAGAAAACATCATGTGCATGTACTCTTCTCATTCAACTTTGTCTCTGTTGTGCTCTCTACATTGCTCTCAACTTAGGCCAACCTCAGACATTGCTCAACACAAATGCAACTCAACAAGATAATGATATCTACTTCATCAGTGTCAATGGTGGTTTCAGAACCATTAACCAACAACTCCATCTTCTCAATATG ATGGAGAAGGTTGCAAAAGCTTACAAGGCAAGTTTTGTTGTGTGCACCAGCAAGCTTGGAGGAGACGATCCACTCATGCAGAAT GCAACTCTTCGTTTTCCATCATTGAGACTCCCATG GTACACTACCTATACTTCCAGAGCTGCAAAATCAGGAGGAGAACAAGTGGGTTGCTTTGAGCAGAAGATCAATTTATCTAATGGGAAAACCTTAGATGTTATTGGTGTTGATACTCAAGCACTGCAa GACTCTATCTTGAGCAGATCGTTAAACGGcaacaaaaacaatcaattGCATTGGCTTCTCAGAACATTGCAAGCAAACAGTAGCAACTG GCGCATTGTTGTCGGATACCAACCACTACTCATATGTGGACAGAATAAGGAGAATACGAAGAAAACGAAAGCTTTTGAGTACTTGCACCATTTATTTACGAAATTCGCAGTA GATGTATATTTAAGTGGACAGGATTGCACTATCCAAGTCCCCGACAATCGCGTTGCTTACATTGGGAACCCTGGCTTGAATGAGAAAAAATCCTATTCAGTTTTTCTAAATGGTAAATCTGTCTTTAGCAg AGAATTGGCTAATGGATTCCTTCTTCATCAAGTCAGCTCAACGCAAATT GTAACTTACTATGTAAGTTTAGCAGGTGAAGTTGCTTTTAAAACTGTTCTTCAAGAGAAGAGTACAGAAGTTATGTAA